A genomic region of Rhizobium sp. NXC24 contains the following coding sequences:
- a CDS encoding adenylate/guanylate cyclase domain-containing protein — MERRLTAILAVDIVGYSRLMGMDEAGTLAAVRQHRAEVLDPRITEHKGRIVKHTGDGMLVEFSSVVNAVACAAEIQRDMLTRNENAQQERRIELRIGINLGDVIVEDGDIFGEGVNLAARLEAIAEPGGIAVSASVRDHVGSRLGVSFEDRGEHSLKNIAHSVRVYTVSLSAPTTSSVIALPRRDGRKRLVAVLPFVNMSDDQEQEYFSDGITEDLITDLSQISDLNVVARNTVFTYKGKSVKVKQIAQELGADFVLQGSVRKAAQRVRITGQLIDARNGAHLWAGRFDRDLTDIFTIQDEITHAIVDQLKIKLQPEEKKAIESEPTANIEAYTYYLRGRQFSHAWTRSYLLLARRMFLKAVELDPDYARAYAGIADCDSALRDWSPREFPLENIMAMSAKALELDPNLAEAYASHGLALHQSGQNEEATAAFARAMALQPNLYEANFHYGRFLFMQGRFEEAVHYFERAATIRTDDYLSPVHLISAFRSLGKTEDLEHWARIGVERAERALDLNPENSGPAHRGAIALAHLGEAGRAREWAARALTIDPDDVCTQYNVACAYAVLGDREAALDLLERLLPMSSAYQVLWFSNDSDLDSLRDSPRFHKMFERFNVGHAPAEEHRVSSEDEALC, encoded by the coding sequence TTGGAGCGCCGACTGACTGCCATTCTTGCTGTGGACATCGTGGGCTACAGCCGCTTAATGGGGATGGACGAGGCCGGCACGCTGGCAGCGGTCAGGCAGCATCGTGCCGAAGTTCTGGACCCCAGGATCACCGAACATAAGGGGCGCATCGTCAAGCACACCGGCGATGGCATGCTGGTCGAATTTTCGAGCGTAGTGAATGCAGTCGCCTGCGCCGCCGAAATTCAGCGCGATATGCTGACGCGAAACGAAAACGCGCAGCAGGAGCGCCGCATCGAGCTGCGTATCGGCATCAACCTCGGCGACGTCATTGTCGAGGATGGCGACATCTTTGGCGAAGGCGTCAATCTGGCGGCCCGCCTAGAAGCCATTGCCGAGCCGGGTGGCATCGCCGTCTCCGCTTCGGTGCGCGATCATGTCGGCTCTCGCCTTGGCGTTTCCTTCGAAGATCGTGGCGAGCATTCCCTGAAGAACATCGCCCATAGCGTTCGCGTCTACACCGTTTCTCTCAGCGCGCCGACGACGTCATCGGTCATCGCTCTGCCGAGGCGGGATGGCCGCAAACGGCTGGTGGCGGTGCTGCCTTTCGTCAACATGAGCGACGATCAGGAGCAGGAATATTTCTCCGACGGGATTACCGAGGATCTGATCACCGATCTCTCGCAGATTTCGGACCTCAATGTCGTCGCCCGCAACACCGTCTTCACCTACAAGGGCAAGTCGGTGAAGGTGAAGCAGATAGCGCAGGAACTAGGCGCCGATTTCGTGTTGCAGGGCAGCGTCCGCAAGGCCGCCCAGCGCGTACGTATCACCGGCCAGCTTATCGACGCCCGCAACGGCGCGCATCTCTGGGCCGGCCGTTTCGATCGCGACCTGACCGATATTTTCACCATTCAGGACGAGATTACTCATGCGATCGTCGACCAACTGAAGATCAAGCTCCAGCCGGAGGAGAAGAAGGCGATCGAAAGCGAACCGACCGCCAACATCGAAGCCTATACCTACTATCTTCGGGGGCGGCAGTTCTCGCATGCCTGGACGCGGTCATACCTGCTGCTGGCGCGGCGTATGTTCCTGAAGGCCGTCGAGCTCGATCCGGATTACGCCCGCGCCTATGCCGGCATAGCCGATTGCGACTCGGCGCTGAGGGACTGGAGCCCGCGCGAGTTTCCGCTGGAAAACATCATGGCGATGAGCGCCAAGGCGCTGGAACTCGATCCCAATCTGGCCGAGGCCTATGCTTCGCATGGCCTGGCTTTGCATCAAAGCGGCCAGAACGAGGAAGCGACGGCCGCCTTCGCTCGGGCCATGGCGCTGCAGCCGAACCTTTACGAAGCGAATTTCCACTACGGCCGCTTCCTGTTCATGCAGGGCCGGTTCGAGGAGGCCGTGCATTATTTTGAGCGCGCGGCAACGATCCGCACCGATGACTATCTGTCGCCCGTGCATCTCATCAGTGCCTTCCGCTCGCTCGGAAAGACGGAGGACCTGGAGCATTGGGCAAGGATTGGCGTCGAGCGTGCGGAACGAGCGCTCGATCTCAATCCGGAAAACTCAGGCCCCGCCCACCGCGGCGCTATCGCCCTCGCCCATCTTGGCGAGGCCGGGCGAGCCCGGGAATGGGCTGCGCGTGCGCTCACGATCGATCCGGACGACGTTTGCACCCAATATAATGTTGCCTGCGCCTATGCCGTACTTGGGGATCGCGAAGCAGCGCTGGACCTGCTCGAAAGATTGCTGCCGATGAGCTCTGCCTATCAGGTGCTCTGGTTCAGCAATGATTCTGATCTGGATTCGCTGCGTGACTCGCCGCGGTTCCACAAAATGTTCGAGAGGTTCAATGTGGGGCATGCCCCGGCGGAGGAGCACAGAGTATCCAGCGAAGACGAAGCTCTTTGCTAG
- a CDS encoding adenylate/guanylate cyclase domain-containing protein — protein MRRPPLQTLIALVLTAVWGAGLGIAHLRGDIPFIDGAEATLTNLRNVLGGTRQPPDIVTIVAIDDEASRQAGHYPLPRATLAKVVDAITALKPKAIGLDMLLVDPGAEADDAALAQSLRKTNAVLAVAGIFPESRQRVADYSKEPLARVPSALQFLEPLPRFAQAASYGVVNVQTDKTGTPRFVPMLFRSGGRIEPSFSLRVVSAATGEPTTVISDHIKLGDRLVHTDTGYLLPLSFYGPRGTIRTIGASAALTGQLPEEAIRDHIVVIGATVTGGGDVFPTPFDPVLPGVEVISTSITHLIAGDGLVRDRDVRLIDLGFAIGLPVVLVGLLASRRNTIGLIIALCVILAWLSINISAFKHGIWLSAAVPIAAAIPPALLFGAVQLWLGRKQARHFEQQSELLQRIQAPGLAEHLARDPGFLADPVRQEAAIVFIDLNGFTGLSEAIGPTAVRELLNGFYDLVDEEVSACGGAITSFMGDGAMILFGLPQPKRDDPANAACCCIRLADRMRGWFGTLPESIASRIGFKIGAHFGTVVASRLGGHGRQQITATGDTVNVASRLMEVAARSNAEIAFSDDLLQSAGRDSEPYTEGQLDGPIEASLRGRAGSLAVWLWRSRA, from the coding sequence ATGCGCAGACCACCGCTGCAGACGCTGATTGCGCTCGTCTTGACTGCCGTCTGGGGTGCGGGCCTTGGCATCGCTCATCTGCGCGGCGATATTCCCTTTATCGACGGTGCCGAGGCGACGCTGACCAATCTCAGGAACGTGCTCGGCGGTACCCGGCAACCGCCCGATATCGTTACCATCGTCGCCATCGATGACGAGGCGTCCCGTCAAGCGGGCCACTATCCGCTACCCCGTGCCACCCTCGCGAAAGTCGTCGATGCCATCACCGCGCTGAAGCCGAAAGCAATCGGGCTCGACATGCTTTTGGTGGATCCTGGCGCGGAGGCCGACGATGCAGCGCTGGCACAATCGCTGAGAAAGACCAACGCCGTGCTGGCCGTCGCCGGCATCTTTCCCGAAAGTCGCCAGCGTGTTGCCGACTACAGCAAGGAGCCGCTTGCGCGCGTCCCCAGCGCCCTGCAATTCCTGGAGCCGCTGCCTCGGTTTGCGCAGGCAGCGAGCTATGGTGTCGTCAACGTCCAGACCGACAAGACCGGAACGCCGCGTTTCGTGCCCATGCTGTTTCGCAGCGGCGGGCGGATCGAACCATCCTTCTCGCTGCGTGTCGTTTCCGCCGCCACCGGCGAGCCTACGACGGTCATTTCCGACCACATCAAGCTTGGCGATCGTTTGGTGCATACCGATACCGGCTATCTCTTGCCGCTCTCTTTCTACGGTCCGCGTGGCACGATCCGCACCATCGGCGCCAGTGCAGCGCTAACAGGGCAATTGCCGGAGGAGGCGATCAGGGACCACATCGTCGTTATCGGCGCGACCGTTACCGGCGGCGGCGATGTCTTTCCGACGCCTTTCGATCCGGTGCTGCCGGGCGTCGAGGTCATTTCCACTTCAATCACGCATCTGATTGCCGGGGATGGATTGGTCCGCGACCGCGACGTGCGCCTCATTGACCTCGGCTTTGCCATTGGCCTGCCGGTCGTTCTCGTCGGGTTGCTTGCCTCGCGGCGCAACACTATCGGCCTGATCATAGCGCTCTGCGTCATCCTTGCCTGGCTGTCGATCAACATCAGCGCCTTCAAGCATGGCATCTGGCTAAGTGCCGCCGTGCCGATCGCGGCTGCGATACCGCCGGCACTGTTGTTCGGTGCCGTGCAGCTCTGGCTGGGTCGCAAGCAGGCCAGGCATTTCGAGCAGCAGAGCGAACTCCTGCAGCGCATTCAGGCGCCGGGCCTTGCCGAACATCTTGCCCGCGATCCCGGCTTCCTGGCGGACCCGGTGCGCCAGGAAGCGGCCATTGTCTTCATCGATCTCAACGGGTTCACCGGCCTCAGCGAAGCGATCGGCCCAACGGCGGTGCGCGAGCTGCTGAACGGCTTCTACGATCTCGTCGACGAGGAAGTGTCAGCTTGCGGCGGTGCCATCACCAGCTTCATGGGCGATGGTGCCATGATCCTGTTCGGCCTGCCGCAGCCGAAGAGGGATGATCCCGCCAATGCGGCGTGCTGCTGCATTCGCCTGGCCGATCGAATGAGAGGCTGGTTTGGAACCCTGCCGGAGTCCATCGCCTCCCGCATCGGCTTCAAGATCGGCGCGCATTTCGGCACCGTCGTCGCCTCCAGGCTCGGCGGTCACGGCCGCCAGCAGATCACGGCGACCGGCGACACCGTCAATGTCGCCAGCCGCCTGATGGAGGTGGCTGCCCGCAGCAATGCCGAGATTGCGTTCAGCGACGACCTGCTGCAATCTGCCGGACGCGACAGCGAACCCTATACGGAAGGCCAGCTCGATGGTCCGATCGAAGCGAGCCTGCGCGGTCGTGCCGGTTCTCTTGCCGTCTGGTTATGGCGCAGCCGGGCCTGA
- a CDS encoding FecR domain-containing protein: MIQTNRFLTAAGIAVLCVAGTGSASAQTTGCSLRAAVSAERQTLNCEPGLSITIERGASYRLADRNRDGQVDAVVLNSKAALVDVDNSRIKGGFEVVTPQAIAAVRGTRWAVDAGRGKTSVLVLRGRVAVNKVSTGQGVTLGRGQGVDVDRSRGPLRVTNWKQPRISALMGRLGQ; encoded by the coding sequence ATGATCCAGACAAACCGTTTTCTCACCGCTGCCGGAATAGCCGTTCTGTGCGTGGCCGGGACCGGCTCGGCCTCTGCACAAACGACCGGCTGTTCGCTGCGAGCGGCGGTGAGTGCCGAGCGCCAGACGCTCAATTGTGAGCCGGGCCTCAGCATTACTATCGAGCGCGGAGCAAGCTACCGGCTTGCCGACCGCAATCGCGACGGCCAGGTGGACGCTGTCGTGCTCAACAGCAAGGCGGCGCTGGTCGATGTCGACAACAGCCGCATCAAGGGTGGGTTCGAAGTGGTAACACCGCAGGCGATCGCTGCGGTGCGCGGCACACGATGGGCGGTCGACGCAGGGCGCGGCAAGACATCCGTACTGGTTTTGCGCGGCCGCGTCGCCGTTAACAAGGTTTCGACCGGGCAAGGAGTTACGCTTGGACGAGGGCAGGGGGTTGATGTCGATCGCAGCCGCGGTCCCCTGCGCGTTACGAATTGGAAGCAACCACGCATAAGCGCGCTGATGGGCCGCCTCGGCCAGTGA
- a CDS encoding HoxN/HupN/NixA family nickel/cobalt transporter: MILNPFDDRAERSRAKIAFTFVLLIAFNIAAWIWAWAAFADRPSLLGTAFLAYMFGLRHAFDADHIAAIDNVVRKLMQEPKQPYAVGFFFSLGHSTIVVLASVVIAATAAAMQSQLDSFHDIGGVIGTAVSAAFLLLIGIANLFVLKGVWSAFRRAQRGGRIAEEDLDTLLAGGGFLGRIFRPMFKVVTRSWHMYPIGFLFGLGFDTATEIGLLGISAAQAAQGMSFWTILVFPALFTAGMSLMDTSDSILMTGAYGWAFVKPVRKLWYNLTITAASVVVAIFIGGIEALGLISDKLGLEGGVWSFIGDLNDNLANFGFAVVGIFLLSWLVSTILYKAKGYDNLQINHS, translated from the coding sequence ATGATTCTCAATCCATTTGACGATCGCGCGGAAAGATCCAGAGCCAAGATAGCTTTCACTTTCGTGCTGCTGATCGCATTCAATATTGCCGCATGGATCTGGGCCTGGGCCGCTTTCGCCGACAGGCCGTCGCTGCTGGGCACTGCGTTTCTCGCATATATGTTCGGGCTTCGCCACGCCTTCGATGCCGATCATATCGCCGCGATCGATAACGTCGTGCGCAAGCTGATGCAGGAGCCGAAACAGCCCTATGCGGTCGGTTTCTTTTTCTCGCTGGGCCACTCGACCATCGTCGTGCTTGCATCTGTTGTCATCGCCGCAACGGCGGCCGCCATGCAGAGCCAACTCGATTCCTTCCACGATATTGGCGGCGTCATCGGCACGGCGGTCTCGGCCGCGTTCCTGCTGCTGATCGGCATTGCAAATCTCTTCGTCCTCAAGGGCGTGTGGTCCGCCTTCAGACGAGCGCAAAGGGGCGGGAGGATCGCGGAGGAGGATCTTGATACGCTGCTTGCCGGCGGTGGTTTCCTGGGACGTATCTTCCGCCCGATGTTCAAGGTCGTCACCCGTTCCTGGCATATGTACCCGATCGGCTTTCTCTTCGGTCTCGGTTTCGATACGGCGACCGAGATCGGCCTGCTTGGCATTTCCGCGGCGCAGGCGGCACAGGGCATGTCCTTCTGGACCATTCTCGTCTTCCCGGCGCTTTTCACCGCCGGCATGTCGCTGATGGACACCAGCGACAGCATATTGATGACCGGCGCCTATGGCTGGGCTTTCGTCAAGCCGGTGCGCAAGCTCTGGTACAATCTGACCATCACCGCGGCCTCGGTTGTCGTTGCGATCTTCATTGGCGGTATCGAGGCCCTGGGGCTGATCTCCGACAAGCTCGGTCTTGAGGGCGGCGTCTGGAGCTTCATCGGCGATCTCAACGACAATCTCGCCAACTTCGGCTTCGCGGTCGTAGGCATCTTCCTGCTGAGCTGGCTGGTTTCGACCATCCTCTACAAAGCCAAGGGCTACGACAACTTGCAGATTAACCACTCCTGA
- a CDS encoding rhodanese-like domain-containing protein: protein MSLVSEIPAAAPSVVAEHYARKLAFETDCSDVYQAMTSGNADFVLIDVRGPALFQEQHIPGAINLPHGKMTARKMSEWPDETLFVVYCAGPHCNGTDKAALRLGTLGKRVKVMIGGITGWADEGNPFEVG, encoded by the coding sequence ATGTCCCTAGTCAGTGAAATCCCTGCCGCAGCGCCGAGTGTCGTCGCAGAGCACTATGCCCGGAAGCTTGCTTTCGAAACCGATTGCTCCGACGTCTATCAGGCGATGACATCAGGCAACGCGGACTTTGTCCTGATCGACGTGCGCGGGCCGGCCCTGTTTCAGGAGCAGCATATTCCCGGCGCGATCAACCTCCCGCATGGCAAAATGACCGCGCGGAAGATGAGTGAGTGGCCCGACGAAACGCTGTTTGTCGTCTATTGCGCAGGACCGCATTGCAACGGCACTGACAAGGCGGCGTTACGTCTCGGCACGCTCGGCAAGCGCGTAAAGGTGATGATCGGCGGCATCACAGGCTGGGCGGATGAGGGCAATCCGTTCGAAGTGGGCTGA
- the ftrA gene encoding transcriptional regulator FtrA, with the protein MPYSVNIMPNADTTNLFGPHVVTLVYDGLCTFEFGVAYEIFGLPRPEMGNDWYRFSACAIEDGPLRAAGGLTVQVDHGLEIIADADLIVVPGWRGIGTLVPAPLLAELQAASRRGVRIMSLCSGVAVLAAAGLLAGRKATTHWRYVDSIAARYPDISVDADVLYVDEDSVLTAAGSAAAIDLCLHVVRRDYGSDIANSVARRLVVPPHREGGQAQYIETPVLKQREGARLGPLLEWMRERLQEDQPIAVLAARAGMSVRTFQRRFEATTGMAPGEWLLSERLRRARDLLEKQAAISLDDVAVASGFGSLATMRHHFRERLAVSPSDYRKRFAALKPVGSVPSPLR; encoded by the coding sequence ATGCCATATAGCGTCAACATCATGCCAAATGCAGACACCACCAATCTTTTCGGCCCGCATGTCGTCACCCTCGTCTATGACGGGCTTTGCACGTTCGAATTCGGCGTCGCTTATGAAATCTTCGGCCTGCCACGCCCGGAAATGGGCAACGACTGGTACCGGTTTTCCGCCTGTGCAATCGAGGATGGCCCGCTTCGTGCCGCCGGCGGGCTGACGGTGCAGGTCGACCACGGGCTTGAGATCATTGCCGACGCCGATCTGATCGTCGTGCCTGGTTGGCGCGGCATAGGGACGCTCGTTCCTGCCCCACTGCTCGCCGAGCTGCAGGCAGCCAGCCGCCGCGGCGTGCGGATCATGTCACTATGCTCGGGCGTCGCAGTCCTTGCCGCCGCCGGATTGCTCGCGGGCCGAAAGGCGACGACGCATTGGCGCTACGTAGATTCCATCGCCGCGCGCTACCCGGACATATCAGTGGACGCCGATGTTCTCTATGTCGATGAAGATAGCGTGCTGACCGCCGCCGGCAGTGCGGCCGCTATCGATCTCTGCCTACATGTCGTGCGCCGGGATTACGGATCTGACATAGCCAATAGTGTCGCCCGTCGTCTCGTGGTGCCGCCGCATCGCGAAGGCGGTCAGGCGCAATATATCGAGACCCCGGTTCTGAAACAACGCGAGGGCGCGCGCTTGGGTCCCTTGCTCGAATGGATGCGCGAGCGTCTGCAGGAAGATCAGCCCATTGCTGTGCTTGCAGCGCGGGCGGGAATGAGTGTGCGGACCTTCCAGCGTCGTTTCGAGGCGACTACCGGCATGGCGCCGGGCGAATGGCTATTGAGCGAGAGGCTGCGGCGCGCTCGGGATCTGCTCGAAAAGCAGGCTGCCATTTCGCTTGACGATGTGGCAGTGGCGAGTGGATTTGGATCGCTTGCCACCATGCGCCATCATTTTCGGGAGAGGCTTGCGGTCAGTCCGAGCGACTACCGCAAGCGATTTGCCGCCCTTAAACCAGTCGGCTCTGTTCCGTCGCCGCTTCGATGA
- a CDS encoding CTP synthase — translation MARYVFITGGVVSSLGKGIAAAALGALLQARGYRVRLRKLDPYLNVDPGTMSPTQHGEVFVTDDGAETDLDLGHYERFTGRSATKTDNITTGRIYKNIIDKERRGDYLGATVQVIPHVTNEIKDFVVEGNDDYDFVICEIGGTVGDIEAMPFMEAIRQLGNDLPRGTAIYVHLTLMPYIPAAGELKTKPTQHSVKELQALGIHPDILLVRADREIPEAERRKLSLFCNVRPSAVIQALDVANIYDVPMAYHKEGLDNEVLAAFGIEPAPKPRLEQWEEVCNRIRTPEGEVTIAIVGKYTGLKDAYKSLIEALHHGGIANRVKVKLEWIESEVFEKEDPAPYLEKVHGILVPGGFGERGSEGKIHAARFARERKVPYFGICFGMQMAVIEAARNLAGVEHASSTEFGPTNEPVVGLMTEWLKGNELQKRTASGDLGGTMRLGAYKAALKKGTKISEIYGSTDISERHRHRYEVNIDYKDKLEDCGLTFSGMSPDGVLPETIEYADHPWFIGVQYHPELKSRPLEPHPLFSSFIEAATEQSRLV, via the coding sequence ATGGCGCGATATGTATTCATCACTGGCGGCGTGGTTTCTTCCCTCGGAAAAGGAATTGCGGCCGCGGCTCTCGGAGCGTTGTTGCAGGCCCGCGGTTATCGGGTCCGCCTGCGCAAACTCGACCCCTATCTGAACGTGGACCCGGGCACGATGAGCCCGACCCAGCACGGCGAAGTCTTCGTCACCGACGACGGCGCGGAAACCGACCTCGATCTCGGCCATTACGAACGCTTCACCGGTCGTTCGGCCACCAAGACCGACAACATCACGACGGGTCGCATCTACAAGAACATCATCGACAAGGAACGCCGCGGCGACTATCTCGGCGCCACCGTTCAGGTCATTCCGCACGTCACCAACGAGATCAAGGATTTCGTTGTCGAGGGCAATGACGATTATGATTTCGTCATCTGCGAGATCGGCGGCACGGTTGGCGACATCGAAGCGATGCCCTTCATGGAAGCCATCCGCCAGCTCGGTAACGACCTGCCGCGCGGCACGGCGATCTATGTCCACCTGACGCTGATGCCCTACATCCCGGCTGCCGGCGAGCTGAAGACCAAGCCGACGCAGCACTCCGTCAAGGAGCTGCAGGCTCTCGGCATTCATCCGGACATCCTGCTTGTGCGTGCGGATCGCGAGATCCCGGAGGCCGAGCGCCGCAAGCTTTCGCTGTTCTGCAACGTTCGTCCGTCCGCCGTCATCCAGGCGCTCGACGTCGCCAATATCTACGATGTGCCGATGGCCTACCATAAGGAAGGCCTCGACAATGAGGTGCTCGCCGCTTTCGGCATCGAGCCGGCGCCGAAGCCGCGGCTCGAACAATGGGAAGAGGTTTGCAACCGCATCCGCACGCCGGAAGGCGAGGTAACGATCGCCATCGTCGGCAAATATACCGGTCTCAAAGATGCCTATAAGTCGCTGATCGAAGCGCTGCACCACGGCGGTATCGCCAATCGCGTCAAGGTCAAGCTTGAATGGATCGAGTCGGAGGTCTTCGAGAAGGAAGATCCGGCGCCATATCTCGAAAAGGTCCACGGCATTCTCGTACCCGGCGGCTTTGGCGAGCGGGGCTCCGAGGGCAAGATTCATGCGGCCCGCTTCGCGCGCGAGCGGAAGGTGCCGTATTTCGGCATCTGCTTCGGCATGCAGATGGCTGTCATCGAAGCGGCCCGCAATCTCGCCGGTGTCGAACACGCATCCTCCACCGAATTCGGTCCGACCAACGAACCTGTCGTCGGCCTGATGACGGAATGGCTGAAGGGCAACGAACTGCAGAAGCGCACGGCATCCGGCGATCTCGGCGGCACGATGCGGCTTGGCGCCTACAAGGCGGCGCTGAAGAAGGGCACCAAGATTTCCGAAATCTACGGCTCGACCGACATTTCCGAGCGTCATCGCCACCGCTACGAAGTCAACATCGACTACAAGGACAAGCTGGAAGATTGCGGCCTGACCTTCTCGGGCATGTCACCGGATGGCGTCCTGCCGGAAACGATCGAATATGCGGATCATCCGTGGTTCATCGGCGTCCAGTATCACCCGGAACTGAAGTCCCGACCGCTGGAACCGCACCCGCTGTTCTCGAGCTTCATCGAAGCGGCGACGGAACAGAGCCGACTGGTTTAA
- the secG gene encoding preprotein translocase subunit SecG — translation MQTVLLVIYLMVVIALIGVVLIQRSEGGGLGIGGGSGFMSARGTANALTRTTAILAALFFVLALGMNVLSRFEGRPTDILNRIPSTAGQGNGILDSLGGQKGAAPAGGQSQPANNNGVPNSGAVAPQSQTSTQPAPTATQQAPAATATQPTTTTTQPAPATGQQTAPATTTTPAQGGNGVPTGQ, via the coding sequence ATGCAAACCGTACTGCTTGTCATCTATCTCATGGTTGTCATCGCTCTCATCGGCGTGGTGCTGATTCAGCGCTCGGAGGGCGGTGGCCTGGGCATTGGCGGCGGATCGGGCTTCATGTCGGCACGCGGCACGGCCAACGCGTTGACACGGACCACGGCGATCCTGGCGGCGTTGTTCTTCGTTTTGGCGCTCGGCATGAACGTGCTGTCTCGCTTCGAGGGACGTCCGACCGACATTCTCAACCGTATTCCGAGCACGGCGGGCCAGGGCAACGGCATTCTCGATTCGCTCGGCGGCCAGAAGGGCGCAGCACCGGCAGGCGGCCAGTCCCAGCCAGCCAACAATAACGGCGTTCCGAACAGCGGCGCGGTTGCTCCGCAGTCTCAGACGTCGACCCAGCCTGCTCCGACGGCAACCCAACAGGCACCGGCCGCTACGGCGACCCAGCCCACAACTACCACGACGCAGCCTGCTCCGGCCACCGGTCAGCAGACGGCTCCTGCGACGACAACAACGCCGGCCCAGGGTGGCAACGGCGTTCCGACCGGCCAGTAA
- the tpiA gene encoding triose-phosphate isomerase, which yields MTQKIRPLLAGNWKMNGTRASLDQVKAIAEGVKAPLSEKIDTLLCPPATLLYVATALCDDSPLAIGAQDCHQLVSGAHTGDVSAAMIADCFGTHVIVGHSERRRNHAESDALVRAKTEAALAAELVTIICIGETADERDNGQTLDVLKRQLAGSTPDGAVSETTVIAYEPVWAIGTGKVPTTADVEEAHAFIRKELVARFGADGEKFRLLYGGSVNGANAADLLAVANVNGLLVGGQSLKAVDFLAIYGAFERQFA from the coding sequence ATGACGCAAAAAATACGACCGCTTCTGGCGGGAAATTGGAAGATGAACGGCACGCGGGCCAGCCTGGACCAGGTCAAGGCTATCGCGGAGGGCGTGAAAGCGCCGCTATCCGAGAAGATCGATACGCTGCTCTGCCCGCCGGCAACCCTTCTCTATGTTGCGACCGCGCTCTGCGACGACAGTCCGCTGGCAATCGGAGCGCAGGATTGCCATCAATTGGTCAGCGGCGCGCATACCGGCGACGTCTCCGCCGCGATGATCGCGGATTGCTTCGGCACACATGTGATCGTCGGCCATTCCGAGCGCCGCAGGAATCACGCTGAAAGCGACGCGCTGGTGCGCGCCAAGACGGAAGCGGCGCTTGCGGCCGAGCTCGTCACTATCATCTGCATCGGCGAAACGGCGGACGAGCGCGACAATGGCCAGACGCTGGATGTGCTCAAGCGTCAGCTTGCCGGTTCCACGCCCGATGGCGCCGTCTCGGAAACGACCGTCATCGCCTATGAGCCCGTCTGGGCGATCGGCACGGGCAAGGTTCCCACCACAGCGGATGTCGAGGAAGCACATGCCTTCATCCGCAAGGAATTGGTGGCGCGCTTCGGCGCCGATGGCGAAAAGTTTCGTCTTCTCTACGGCGGCTCGGTCAACGGCGCGAATGCGGCCGACCTGCTTGCTGTCGCCAATGTCAACGGTTTGCTCGTCGGTGGCCAAAGCTTGAAAGCCGTCGACTTCCTCGCCATTTATGGCGCATTCGAACGGCAGTTCGCCTGA
- a CDS encoding phospholipase: protein MRMSTAHLSILAAIAAFLPLAAASGAAAEALKPFKDDLFSNQTVLESHDNGAFQTIDYQEMRDINGRDEVPERRVKPAYVATGVRWKAQEDETLPLGDRKLDVTRIGPASKQAFTVIFIHGRGGDRRLGSNDYTFGGNFNRLKNLAYISGGTYYAPSVKSFDSDGVADIAALIRYSYEQSGGRPVILTCASMGSFICWGITRDAESVKRLKGMAILSGVTDPDFVKSAFYKAKLPVWFTHGSKDPVYAATDQEALFEKLYKTHYPTRFTLFATGNHGTPVRMTDWRKVLNWLLDPQPS from the coding sequence ATGCGAATGTCCACAGCTCATTTGTCGATTTTAGCAGCAATTGCGGCGTTTTTGCCGCTAGCAGCCGCGTCGGGTGCCGCCGCAGAGGCCTTGAAGCCTTTCAAGGATGACCTGTTTTCCAATCAGACGGTCCTCGAAAGCCATGACAATGGTGCTTTCCAGACGATCGACTACCAGGAAATGCGGGACATCAACGGCCGCGACGAGGTGCCGGAACGGCGCGTCAAGCCGGCCTATGTCGCCACCGGCGTGCGATGGAAAGCGCAAGAGGACGAAACTTTGCCGCTCGGCGACCGCAAGCTCGACGTGACCCGCATCGGCCCGGCATCCAAGCAGGCCTTCACAGTGATCTTCATCCACGGCCGCGGCGGCGACCGCAGGCTGGGGTCGAACGACTACACGTTCGGCGGTAATTTCAACCGGCTGAAAAACCTCGCCTATATCAGCGGCGGTACATACTACGCGCCGAGCGTAAAGAGCTTCGACAGCGACGGCGTCGCCGACATCGCGGCCCTGATCCGCTATTCCTACGAGCAATCCGGCGGCAGGCCTGTCATCCTCACCTGCGCCTCCATGGGCAGCTTCATTTGCTGGGGTATCACGCGCGACGCTGAAAGCGTCAAGCGTCTGAAAGGGATGGCGATTTTGAGCGGAGTCACCGATCCGGATTTCGTCAAAAGCGCCTTCTACAAGGCGAAGTTGCCGGTCTGGTTCACCCATGGCAGCAAGGACCCGGTCTACGCCGCTACCGACCAGGAAGCTCTGTTCGAAAAACTCTACAAGACGCATTACCCGACGCGATTCACCCTGTTTGCCACCGGCAACCATGGCACACCGGTACGCATGACCGACTGGCGGAAGGTGCTGAATTGGCTCCTTGATCCACAGCCGTCATAA